From a single Lates calcarifer isolate ASB-BC8 linkage group LG12, TLL_Latcal_v3, whole genome shotgun sequence genomic region:
- the nmur3 gene encoding neuromedin-U receptor 2 — protein MELYVQGSSSNISKLFPNTSMPPNGTGNYTNDQSTEVNLFEILGPKRSPFFLQVTSVYLLIFLIGLSGNLLTCAVIAKHKKMRNPTNLYLLSLAVSDLLVLLFGMPLEIYDLWQNYPFPFGEGGCYFKTFLFETVCFASILNVTALSVERYIAVVHPLKTRYLSTNQHAKQVITIVWVVSMICAIPNTSLHGIFYLPERKEESAICTVLKPLWIYNMVMQVTTVCFYFVPMMVISMLYLVMGLHLGRETRQPRGSLGKNCSSNTRRKISVESGRRRQVIKMLSIVVAVFGVCWAPFHIERLLWSSISQWTDMMHNIYQYVHILSGVLFYLSSAVNPIIYSLLSTRFRECFRELVCSQTDDSSSVRDSPPFPKILLDPSVSSSRARAEGKDLNAFIPLLSPKITLSMDTAILTCACKETTCKTSVF, from the exons ATGGAGCTCTATGTGCAGGGCTCCTCTTCAAACATATCCAAACTGTTCCCCAATACCAGCATGCCACCAAACGGCACCGGGAATTACACCAACGACCAGTCCACTGAAGTCAACCTCTTTGAAATCCTGGGTCCCAAAAGATCTCCCTTTTTCCTCCAGGTGACTAGTGTTTACCTTCTCATCTTCCTCATTGGCTTGTCTGGAAATCTGCTCACATGTGCAGTGATAGCAAAGCACAAGAAGATGCGAAACCCCACCAACCTCTACCTGCTGAGCCTCGCTGTGTCGGACCTCCTCGTGCTTTTGTTTGGGATGCCCCTGGAGATTTATGACCTGTGGCAGAACTACCCGTTCCCCTTCGGTGAGGGTGGCTGCTACTTCAAGACCTTCCTCTTTGAGACGGTCTGCTTCGCCTCAATCCTCAATGTGACAGCTCTGAGCGTGGAGCGGTACATAGCTGTGGTGCACCCACTCAAAACACGATACTTGTCGACTAATCAGCACGCCAAGCAGGTCATCACCATCGTGTGGGTGGTGTCAATGATCTGCGCCATCCCCAACACCTCGCTGCATGGCATCTTCTACCTgccagagaggaaggaggagtcGGCCATATGCACTGTGTTGAAGCCCCTGTGGATCTATAACATGGTCATGCAGGTCACCACTGTGTGCTTCTACTTTGTCCCCATGATGGTGATTAGCATGCTGTACCTGGTGATGGGTCTTCACCTGGGCAGAGAAACACGGCAGCCCCGTGGGAGCCTGGGAAagaactgcagcagcaacactcGAAGGAAGATCAGCGTGGAGAGTGGGCGCAGGAGACAGGTCATCAAGATGCTCT CGATCGTCGTTGCTGTGTTCGGAGTCTGCTGGGCGCCCTTCCACATCGAGCGGCTCCTGTGGAGTTCAATCAGCCAGTGGACCGACATGATGCACAATATTTATCAGTATGTCCACATCCTGTCGGGTGTCCTCTTCTACCTCAGCTCTGCGGTCAATCCTATCATCTACAGCCTGCTCTCCACGCGGTTCAGGGAGTGTTTCCGGGAACTTGTGTGCTCCCAGACGgatgacagcagctctgtcagagACTCGCCGCCCTTCCCTAAGATTTTACTGGATCCCTCTGTGTCAAGCTCCAGAGCTCGGGCCGAGGGTAAGGACTTGAATGCTTTCATCCCTTTGCTATCTCCCAAAATTACGCTGAGCATGGACACTGCAATCCTCACATGCGCATGTAAAGAGACGACCTGCAAGACCTCTGTGTTCTAA